One window of Bos indicus isolate NIAB-ARS_2022 breed Sahiwal x Tharparkar chromosome 18, NIAB-ARS_B.indTharparkar_mat_pri_1.0, whole genome shotgun sequence genomic DNA carries:
- the TCF25 gene encoding ribosome quality control complex subunit TCF25 isoform X1 yields the protein MSRRALRRLRGEQRGQEPLGPGALQFVLHDDDDVEEECPKRGPGGRRPRGAGKEGVRVNNRFELINIEDLDEAPGVNGERTDCLLVDAVVSGNKRRAQSGHSESTRGGNAADTAVPSEQSNTCSKLRKKKRKQKNKKNAGETSQNGLEDIDRILERIEDASGASRPGPPPLSTKKHVLYVEHRHLNPDTELKRYFGARAVLGEQRPRQRQRVYPKCTWLTTPKSTWPRYTKPGLSMRLLESRKGRSVFAFEHSEEYQQTQHKFLAAVESMEPNNIVVLLQSSPYHVDSLLQLSDACRFQEDQETARDLVERALYSMECAFHPLFSLTSGTCRLDYRRPENRSFYLALYKQMSFLEKRGCPRTALEYCKLILSLEPDEDPLCMLLLIDHLALRARSYEYLIRLFEEWEAHRNLSQLPNFAFSVPLAYFLLSQQADLSEQEMSSAREEACVRIQQALTMFPGVLMPLLEYCSVRPDTTVATHHFFGPDAEISQPPALSQLVSLYLGRSHFLWKEPATMSWLEENVHKVLQAVDAGDPAVEACESRRKVLYQRAPRNIHRHVVLSEIKEAVAALPPDVTTQSVLGFDPLPPLDTIYSYVRPERLSPISHGNTIALFFRSLLPNYTVEGERPEDGGPGGLHRDQGLNRLMLAVRDMMANFHFHDLEVLPEEHPEGDGEWD from the exons ATAAACATCGAGGACCTGGACGAGGCACCCGGGGTGAATGGGGAGAGGACAGACTGTCTGCTTGTGGATGCTGTGGTGTCAGGGAACAAGAGGAGGGCCCAGAGCGGGCATTCAGAGTCCACCAGGGGCGGCAATGCGGCAGACACAGCGGTTCCCTCAGAACAG TCCAATACCTGTAGCAAACTccgcaagaagaaaagaaaacagaaaaataagaaaaacgcAGGAGAAACCTCG CAGAATGGCCTGGAGGACATTGACCGCATCCTGGAGAGGATCGAGGATGCCAGCGGTGCCAGCCGCCCGGGCCCGCCCCCCCTGAGCACGAAGAAGCATGTCCTGTATGTGGAGCACAG ACACTTGAATCCAGACACAGAGCTGAAAAGATATTTTGGTGCCAGAGCTGTTCTCGGGGAGCAGAG GCCGCGGCAGAGACAGCGCGTGTACCCCAAGTGTACATGGCTGACCACCCCGAAGAGCACGTGGCCCCGGTACACCAAACCAG GTCTGTCGATGCGGCTGTTGGAATCCAGGAAAGGCCGCTCGGTCTTCGCCTTTGAGCACAGCGAGGAGTACCAACAGACGCAGCACAAGTTCCTGGCCGCCGTCGAGTCCATGGAGCCCAATAATATTGTG GTCCTGCTCCAGTCAAGCCCCTACCACGTGGACTCGCTCCTGCAGCTCAGCGACGCATGCCGCTTTCAGGAGGACCAGGAGACGGCACGCGACCTCGTGG AGCGTGCGCTGTACAGCATGGAGTGTGCCTTCCACCCCTTGTTCAGCCTCACCAGTGGGACCTGCCGGCTGGACTACCGCAGGCCTGAGAACAG GAGCTTCTACCTGGCCCTCTACAAGCAGATGAGCTTCCTGGAGAAGCGGGGCTGCCCACGCACGGCGCTGGAGTACTGCAAGCTCATCCTCAG CCTGGAGCCGGACGAGGACCCcctgtgcatgctgctgctgatcGACCACCTGGCCTTACGAGCGCGGAGCTACGAGTACTTGATCCGCCTGTTCGAAGAGTGGGAG GCCCATCGGAACCTGTCCCAGCTCCCAAactttgccttctctgtgccGCTGGCCTATTTCCTGCTGAGCCAACAGGCAGACCTCTCCGAGCAGGAGATGAGCTCCGCGAGGGAGGAGGCCTGTGTCCGGATCCAGCAGGCGCTCACCATGTTCCCCGGAG TGCTCATGCCCCTGCTCGAGTACTGCAGTGTACGCCCCGACACCACCGTGGCCACGCACCACTTCTTCGGACCCGACGCCGAAATCAG CCAGCCGCCCGCCCTGAGCCAGCTGGTGAGCCTGTACCTGGGGAGGTCACACTTCCTCTGGAAGGAGCCGGCCACCATGAGCTGGCTGGAGGAGAATGTGCACAAGGTTCTACAGGCGGTGGACGCCGGGGACCCTGCCGTGGAGGCATGTGAGAGCAG GCGCAAGGTGCTGTACCAGCGGGCGCCCAGGAACATCCACCGGCATGTGGTCCTGTCTGAGATCAAGGAGGCTGTGGCCGCCCTGCCGCCG GATGTGACCACACAGTCTGTGTTGGGCTTCGACCCTCTGCCCCCACTGGACACCATCTACTCCTACGTCAGACCAGAGAG GCTCAGCCCCATCAGCCATGGAAACACCATCGCCCTCTTCTTCCGCTCACTCCTGCCCAACTACACTGTGGAG GGGGAGCGACCGGAGGACGGGGGGCCCGGGGGTCTGCACCGTGACCAGGGCCTGAACAGACTGATGCTGGCTGTGCGGGACATGATGGCCAACTTCCACTTCCACGACCTGGAGGTGCTGCCCGAGGAGCACCCTGAGGGCGACGGGGAGTGGGACTGA
- the TCF25 gene encoding ribosome quality control complex subunit TCF25 isoform X2 — MSRRALRRLRGEQRGQEPLGPGALQFVLHDDDDVEEECPKRGPGGRRPRGAGKEGVRVNNRFELINIEDLDEAPGVNGERTDCLLVDAVVSGNKRRAQSGHSESTRGGNAADTAVPSEQSNTCSKLRKKKRKQKNKKNAGETSNGLEDIDRILERIEDASGASRPGPPPLSTKKHVLYVEHRHLNPDTELKRYFGARAVLGEQRPRQRQRVYPKCTWLTTPKSTWPRYTKPGLSMRLLESRKGRSVFAFEHSEEYQQTQHKFLAAVESMEPNNIVVLLQSSPYHVDSLLQLSDACRFQEDQETARDLVERALYSMECAFHPLFSLTSGTCRLDYRRPENRSFYLALYKQMSFLEKRGCPRTALEYCKLILSLEPDEDPLCMLLLIDHLALRARSYEYLIRLFEEWEAHRNLSQLPNFAFSVPLAYFLLSQQADLSEQEMSSAREEACVRIQQALTMFPGVLMPLLEYCSVRPDTTVATHHFFGPDAEISQPPALSQLVSLYLGRSHFLWKEPATMSWLEENVHKVLQAVDAGDPAVEACESRRKVLYQRAPRNIHRHVVLSEIKEAVAALPPDVTTQSVLGFDPLPPLDTIYSYVRPERLSPISHGNTIALFFRSLLPNYTVEGERPEDGGPGGLHRDQGLNRLMLAVRDMMANFHFHDLEVLPEEHPEGDGEWD, encoded by the exons ATAAACATCGAGGACCTGGACGAGGCACCCGGGGTGAATGGGGAGAGGACAGACTGTCTGCTTGTGGATGCTGTGGTGTCAGGGAACAAGAGGAGGGCCCAGAGCGGGCATTCAGAGTCCACCAGGGGCGGCAATGCGGCAGACACAGCGGTTCCCTCAGAACAG TCCAATACCTGTAGCAAACTccgcaagaagaaaagaaaacagaaaaataagaaaaacgcAGGAGAAACCTCG AATGGCCTGGAGGACATTGACCGCATCCTGGAGAGGATCGAGGATGCCAGCGGTGCCAGCCGCCCGGGCCCGCCCCCCCTGAGCACGAAGAAGCATGTCCTGTATGTGGAGCACAG ACACTTGAATCCAGACACAGAGCTGAAAAGATATTTTGGTGCCAGAGCTGTTCTCGGGGAGCAGAG GCCGCGGCAGAGACAGCGCGTGTACCCCAAGTGTACATGGCTGACCACCCCGAAGAGCACGTGGCCCCGGTACACCAAACCAG GTCTGTCGATGCGGCTGTTGGAATCCAGGAAAGGCCGCTCGGTCTTCGCCTTTGAGCACAGCGAGGAGTACCAACAGACGCAGCACAAGTTCCTGGCCGCCGTCGAGTCCATGGAGCCCAATAATATTGTG GTCCTGCTCCAGTCAAGCCCCTACCACGTGGACTCGCTCCTGCAGCTCAGCGACGCATGCCGCTTTCAGGAGGACCAGGAGACGGCACGCGACCTCGTGG AGCGTGCGCTGTACAGCATGGAGTGTGCCTTCCACCCCTTGTTCAGCCTCACCAGTGGGACCTGCCGGCTGGACTACCGCAGGCCTGAGAACAG GAGCTTCTACCTGGCCCTCTACAAGCAGATGAGCTTCCTGGAGAAGCGGGGCTGCCCACGCACGGCGCTGGAGTACTGCAAGCTCATCCTCAG CCTGGAGCCGGACGAGGACCCcctgtgcatgctgctgctgatcGACCACCTGGCCTTACGAGCGCGGAGCTACGAGTACTTGATCCGCCTGTTCGAAGAGTGGGAG GCCCATCGGAACCTGTCCCAGCTCCCAAactttgccttctctgtgccGCTGGCCTATTTCCTGCTGAGCCAACAGGCAGACCTCTCCGAGCAGGAGATGAGCTCCGCGAGGGAGGAGGCCTGTGTCCGGATCCAGCAGGCGCTCACCATGTTCCCCGGAG TGCTCATGCCCCTGCTCGAGTACTGCAGTGTACGCCCCGACACCACCGTGGCCACGCACCACTTCTTCGGACCCGACGCCGAAATCAG CCAGCCGCCCGCCCTGAGCCAGCTGGTGAGCCTGTACCTGGGGAGGTCACACTTCCTCTGGAAGGAGCCGGCCACCATGAGCTGGCTGGAGGAGAATGTGCACAAGGTTCTACAGGCGGTGGACGCCGGGGACCCTGCCGTGGAGGCATGTGAGAGCAG GCGCAAGGTGCTGTACCAGCGGGCGCCCAGGAACATCCACCGGCATGTGGTCCTGTCTGAGATCAAGGAGGCTGTGGCCGCCCTGCCGCCG GATGTGACCACACAGTCTGTGTTGGGCTTCGACCCTCTGCCCCCACTGGACACCATCTACTCCTACGTCAGACCAGAGAG GCTCAGCCCCATCAGCCATGGAAACACCATCGCCCTCTTCTTCCGCTCACTCCTGCCCAACTACACTGTGGAG GGGGAGCGACCGGAGGACGGGGGGCCCGGGGGTCTGCACCGTGACCAGGGCCTGAACAGACTGATGCTGGCTGTGCGGGACATGATGGCCAACTTCCACTTCCACGACCTGGAGGTGCTGCCCGAGGAGCACCCTGAGGGCGACGGGGAGTGGGACTGA
- the TUBB3 gene encoding tubulin beta-3 chain: MPALGSQRRLLGSLNCTPPATLPFTLAPNRTGPQCLEVSIPDGLFLSLGLVSLVENVLVVAAIAKNRNLHSPMYYFICCLAVSDLLVSVSNVLETAVMLLLEAGVLATQAAVVQQLDNVIDVLICGSMVSSLCFLGAIAVDRYISIFYALRYHSVVTLPRAWRIIAAIWVASILTSLLFITYYNHKVILLCLVGFFIAMLALMAVLYVHMLARACQHARGIARLQKRQRPIHQGFGLKGAATLTILLGVFFLCWGPFFLHLSLIVLCPQHPTCGCIFKNFNLFLALIICNAIVDPLIYAFRSQELRKTLQEVLQCSCCLKLGAEEWECGEEGVARRLGSAFKFRPAGRRVSAPPALGDRAYALPSCWDRLMDEKQGYQPALQPPGQSPTLAVPPDCWPRGWELVPGRAGLCWEMDDECAQERPSLLRRGVRLPLGKGAEGSRGGGQGPRGASIVLPGAHQPRLPDARSPETRWRREAAPPQRAVERGCAARMLAAAGAAVFGGAPGLAARDDAVPGETGGAPPIRAGGGGGRASAASCSRSARVSQPPAIAPSMREIVHIQAGQCGNQIGAKFWEVISDEHGIDPSGNYVGDSDLQLERISVYYNEASSHKYVPRAILVDLEPGTMDSVRSGAFGHLFRPDNFIFGQSGAGNNWAKGHYTEGAELVDSVLDVVRKECENCDCLQGFQLTHSLGGGTGSGMGTLLISKVREEYPDRIMNTFSVVPSPKVSDTVVEPYNATLSIHQLVENTDETYCIDNEALYDICFRTLKLATPTYGDLNHLVSATMSGVTTSLRFPGQLNADLRKLAVNMVPFPRLHFFMPGFAPLTARGSQQYRALTVPELTQQMFDAKNMMAACDPRHGRYLTVATVFRGRMSMKEVDEQMLAIQSKNSSYFVEWIPNNVKVAVCDIPPRGLKMSSTFIGNSTAIQELFKRISEQFTAMFRRKAFLHWYTGEGMDEMEFTEAESNMNDLVSEYQQYQDATAEEEGEMYEDDEEESEAQGPK, from the exons ATGCCTGCACTTGGCTCCCAGAGGCGGCTGCTGGGTTCCCTTAACTGCACGCCCCCAGCCACCCTCCCCTTCACCCTGGCCCCCAACCGGACGGGGCCCCAGTGCCTGGAGGTGTCCATCCCTGACGGGCTCTTTCTCAGCCTGGGGCTGGTGAGTCTCGTGGAGAACGTGCTGGTAGTGGCTGCCATTGCCAAGAACCGCAACCTGCACTCCCCCATGTACTACTTTATCTGCTGCCTGGCTGTGTCTGACTTGCTGGTGAGCGTCAGCAACGTGCTGGAGACGGCAGTCATGCTGCTGCTGGAGGCCGGTGTCCTGGCCACCCAGGCGGCCGTGGTGCAGCAGCTGGACAATGTCATCGACGTGCTCATCTGCGGATCCATGGTGTCCAGCCTCTGCTTCCTGGGTGCCATTGCTGTGGACCGCTACATCTCCATCTTCTACGCCCTGCGGTACCACAGTGTTGTGACACTGCCCCGAGCGTGGAGGATCATTGCGGCCATCTGGGTGGCCAGCATCCTCACCAGCCTGCTCTTCATCACCTACTACAACCACAAGGTCATCCTGCTGTGCCTCGTTGGCTTCTTCATAGCTATGCTGGCCCTGATGGCCGTCCTCTACGTCCACATGCTGGCCCGGGCCTGCCAGCATGCCCGGGGCATCGCCCGGCTCCAGAAGAGGCAGCGCCCCATTCATCAGGGCTTTGGCCTCAAGGGCGCTGCCACCCTCACCATCCTGCTGGGCGTCTTCTTCCTCTGCTGGGGCCCCTTCTTCCTGCACCTCTCGCTCATCGTCCTCTGCCCCCAGCACCCCACCTGTGGCTGCATCTTCAAGAACTTCAACCTCTTCCTGGCCCTCATCATTTGCAACGCCATTGTGGACCCCCTCATCTATGCCTTCCGCAGCCAGGAGCTCCGGAAGACGCTCCAAGAGGTGCTGCAGTGCTCCTG TTGCCTGAAGCTTGGGGCAGAGGAGTGGGAGTGTGGTGAAGAGGG GGTGGCCCGGAGGCTGGGGTCTGCTTTTAAGTTCCGTCCTGCTGGGAGAAGGGTCAGTGCCCCGCCAGCCCTGGGAG ACAGAGCATATGCCCTACCCTCTTGCTGGGACAGGCTTATGGACGAAAAGCAGGGGTACCAGCCAGCCCTGCAGCCCCCTGGCCAGTCCCCTACCCTGGCAGTGCCACCTGACTGTTGGCCTCGGGGCTGGGAGCTGGTTCCCGGCAGGGCCGGCCTTTGCTGGGAGATGGACGATGA GTGTGCACAAGAAAGACCCTCCTTGCTGCGCCGAGGGGTGAGGCTCCCGctggggaagggagcagaggGCAGTCGGGGCGGGGGCCAAGGGCCAAGGGGGGCTTCTATTGTCCTCCCTGGAGCTCACCAGCCCCGCCTTCCGGATGCGCGGAGCCCAGAGACCCGGTGGCGGAGGGAGGCGGCGCCGCCGCAGCGCGCGGTCGAGCGGGGATGCGCGGCGCGGATGCTTGCTGCAGCCGGTGCCGCAGTCTTCGGCGGCGCCCCGGGATTGGCCGCGCGCGATGACGCCGTGCCGGGCGAGACGGGCGGGGCCCCGCCTATAAGagcgggcggcgggggcggcagAGCCTCCGCAGCCAGCTGCAGCCGGTCCGCTCGCGTCTCGCAGCCGCCCGCCATAGCACCGAGCATGAGGGAGATCGTGCACATCCAGGCCGGCCAGTGCGGCAACCAGATCGGGGCCAAG TTCTGGGAGGTCATCAGCGATGAACATGGGATAGACCCCAGTGGCAATTATGTGGGTGACTCGGACCTGCAGCTGGAGCGCATCAGTGTCTACTACAACGAGGCTTCTT CACACAAATATGTGCCTCGGGCCATCCTGGTGGACCTCGAGCCTGGAACCATGGACAGCGTCCGGTCTGGGGCCTTTGGGCACCTCTTCAGGCCTGACAACTTCATCTTTG GTCAGAGTGGGGCTGGTAACAACTGGGCCAAGGGCCATTACACGGAGGGCGCCGAGCTGGTGGACTCAGTCTTGGATGTGGTGCGGAAGGAGTGCGAGAACTGCGACTGCCTGCAGGGCTTCCAGCTGACCCACTCCCTGGGTGGAGGCACAGGCTCGGGCATGGGCACACTGCTCATCAGCAAGGTCCGCGAGGAGTACCCCGACCGCATCATGAACACCTTCAGCGTGGTGCCCTCGCCCAAGGTGTCAGACACGGTGGTGGAGCCCTACAATGCCACACTGTCCATCCACCAGCTGGTGGAGAACACGGACGAGACCTACTGCATCGACAACGAGGCGCTGTATGACATCTGCTTCCGCACCCTCAAGCTGGCCACGCCCACCTACGGGGACCTCAACCACCTGGTGTCGGCCACCATGAGTGGGGTCACCACCTCCCTGCGCTTCCCAGGCCAGCTCAATGCCGACCTGCGCAAGCTGGCTGTGAACATGGTGCCCTTCCCGCGCCTGCACTTCTTCATGCCTGGCTTCGCCCCCCTCACTGCCCGCGGCAGCCAGCAGTACCGGGCGCTGACCGTCCCCGAGCTCACCCAGCAGATGTTCGACGCCAAGAACATGATGGCAGCCTGTGACCCGCGCCACGGCCGTTACCTGACCGTGGCCACCGTCTTCCGAGGCCGCATGTCCATGAAGGAGGTGGACGAGCAGATGCTGGCCATCCAGAGCAAGAACAGCAGCTACTTCGTGGAGTGGATCCCCAACAACGTGAAGGTGGCTGTGTGTGACATCCCACCCCGCGGGCTGAAGATGTCCTCCACCTTCATTGGCAACAGCACGGCCATCCAGGAGCTGTTCAAGCGCATCTCGGAGCAGTTCACGGCCATGTTCCGGCGCAAGGCCTTCCTGCACTGGTACACGGGCGAGGGCATGGACGAGATGGAGTTCACCGAGGCCGAGAGCAACATGAACGACCTGGTGTCCGAGTACCAGCAGTACCAGGACGCCACGGCCGAGGAGGAGGGCGAGATGTACGAAGACGATGAGGAGGAATCCGAGGCCCAGGGCCCCAAGTGA